A stretch of the Capsicum annuum cultivar UCD-10X-F1 chromosome 10, UCD10Xv1.1, whole genome shotgun sequence genome encodes the following:
- the LOC107844211 gene encoding uncharacterized protein LOC107844211 — translation MVTELAKSDNIQAAMLLHPSLVKVDDMKEVKAPIAILAAEIDKISPLELIKQFEDILSSKFEVDKFVKNFPSAKHGWIVRYNVEDKEAVQQAEEAHQDMLDWLTKHVKEWFK, via the coding sequence ATGGTTACTGAGCTTGCTAAGTCTGACAACATTCAAGCTGCAATGCTATTACACCCATCGTTAGTCAAGGTTGATGATATGAAAGAGGTGAAGGCACCAATAGCTATTTTAGCTGCTGAGATAGATAAAATCTCTCCTCTAGAGCTTATTAAGCAGTTTGAGGATATCTTATCATCAAAATTTGAGGTGGACAAATTTGTCAAAAATTTTCCTAGTGCTAAGCATGGGTGGATAGTGAGATACAATGTTGAAGACAAAGAGGCAGTGCAGCAAGCTGAAGAAGCCCACCAGGACATGTTGGATTGGCTTACCAAGCATGTCAAAGAATGGTTTAAGTAA